One Saimiri boliviensis isolate mSaiBol1 chromosome 5, mSaiBol1.pri, whole genome shotgun sequence genomic window carries:
- the HSPE1 gene encoding 10 kDa heat shock protein, mitochondrial isoform X3: MAGQAFRKFLPLFDRVLVERSAAETVTKGGIMLPEKSQGKVLQATVVAVGSGSKGKGGEIQPVSVKVGDKVLLPEYGGTKVVLDDKDYFLFRDGDILGKYVD; this comes from the exons ATG GCAGGACAGGCGTTTAGAAAGTTTCTCCCACTCTTTGACCGAGTATTGGTTGAAAGGAGTGCTGCTGAAACTGTAACCAAAGGAGGCATTATGCTTCCAGAAAAATCTCAAGGAAAAGTATTGCAAGCAACTGTAGTCGCTGTTGGATCGGGTTCTAAAGGAAAG GGTGGAGAGATTCAACCAGTTAGCGTGAAAGTTGGAGATAAAGTTCTTCTCCCAGAATATGGAGGCACCAAAGTAGTTCTAGATGACAAG GATTATTTCCTATTTAGAGATGGTGACATTCTTGGAAAGTACGTAGACTGA
- the HSPD1 gene encoding 60 kDa heat shock protein, mitochondrial: MLRLPTVFRQMRPVSRVLAPHLTRAYAKDVKFGADARALMLQGVDLLADAVAVTMGPKGRTVIIEQSWGSPKVTKDGVTVAKSIDLKDKYKNIGAKLVQDVANNTNEEAGDGTTTATVLARSIAKEGFEKISKGANPVEIRRGVMLAVDAVIAELKKQSKPVTTPEEIAQVATISANGDKEIGNIISDAMKKVGRKGVITVKDGKTLNDELEIIEGMKFDRGYISPYFINTSKGQKCEFQDAYVLLSEKKISSVQSIVPALEIANAHRKPLVIIAEDVDGEALSTLVLNRLKVGLQVVAVKAPGFGDNRKNQLKDMAIATGGAVFGEEGLTLNLEDVQPHDLGKVGEVIVTKDDAMLLKGKGDKAQIEKRIQEIIEQLDVTTSEYEKEKLNERLAKLSDGVAVLKVGGTSDVEVNEKKDRVTDALNATRAAVEEGIVLGGGCALLRCIPALDSLTPANEDQKIGIEIIKRTLKIPAMTIAKNAGVEGSLIVEKIMQSSSEVGYDAMAGDFVNMVEKGIIDPTKVVRTALLDAAGVASLLTTAEVVVTEIPKEEKDPGMGAMGGMGGGMGGGMF; this comes from the exons ATGCTTCGGTTACCCACAGTCTTTCGCCAGATGAGACCGGTTTCCAGGGTCCTGGCTCCTCATCTCACTCGGGCTTACGCCAAAGATGTAAAATTTGGTGCAGATGCCCGAGCCTTAATGCTTCAAGGTGTAGACCTTTTAGCCGATGCCGTAGCTGTTACAATGGGGCCAAAG ggaaGAACAGTGATTATTGAGCAAAGCTGGGGAAGTCCCAAAGTAACAAAAGACGGTGTGACTGTTGCAAAGTCAATTGACTTaaaggataaatataaaaatattggagCTAAACTTGTTCAGGATGTTGCCAATAACACAAACGAAGAGGCTGGGGATGGCACTACCACGGCTACTGTACTGGCACGCTCTATTGCCAAGGAAGGCTTCGAGAAGATTAGCAAAGGTGCTAATCCAGTGGAAATCAGGAGAG GTGTGATGTTAGCTGTTGATGCTGTAATTGCCGAACTTAAAAAGCAGTCTAAACCTGTGACCACCCCTGAAGAAATAGCACAG GTTGCTACAAtttctgcaaatggagacaaagAAATTGGGAATATCATCTCTGATGCAATGAAAAAGGTTGGAAGAAAGGGTGTCATCACAGTAAAG GATGGAAAAACACTGAATGATGAATTAGAAATTATTGAAGGCATGAAGTTTGATCGAGGCTATATTTCTCCATACTTTATTAATACATCAAAAG GTCAGAAATGTGAATTCCAGGATGCCTATGTTCTGTtgagtgaaaagaaaatttctagtgTCCAGTCCATTGTACCTGCTCTTGAAATTGCCAATGCTCACCGTAAGCCTTTGGTCATAATTGCTGAAGACGTTGATGGAGAAGCTCTAAGTACACTTGTCTTGAATAG GCTAAAGGTTGGTCTTCAAGTTGTGGCAGTCAAGGCTCCAGGGTTTGGTGACAATAGAAAGAACCAACTTAAAGATATGGCTATTGCTACTGGTGGTgca GTGTTTGGAGAAGAGGGATTGACCCTAAATCTTGAAGACGTTCAGCCTCATGACTTAGGAAAAGTTGGAGAGGTCATTGTGACAAAAGATGATGCCATGCTCTTAAAAGGAAAAGGTGATAAGGCTCAAATTGAAAAACGTATTCAAGAAATAATTGAGCAGCTAGATGTCACAACTAGtgaatatgaaaaggaaaaactgaatgAACGGCTGGCAAAACTTTCAGATGGAGTAGCTGTGCTGAAG GTTGGTGGGACAAGTGATGTTGaagtgaatgaaaagaaagacagagttACAGATGCCCTTAATGCTACAAGAGCTGCTGTTGAAGAAGGCATTGTTTTGGGAGGGGGTTGTGCCCTGCTTCGGTGCATTCCAGCCTTAGACTCATTGACTCCAGCTAATGAAGATCAAAAAATTG gtatagaaattattaaaagaacACTCAAAATTCCAGCAATGACCATTGCTAAGAATGCAGGTGTTGAAGGATCTTTGATAGTTGAGAAAATTATGCAAAGTTCCTCAGAAGTTGGTTATGATGCTATGGCTGGAGATTTTGTGAATATGGTGGAAAAAGGAATTATTGACCCAACAAAG gtcGTGAGAACTGCTTTATTGGATGCTGCTGGTGTGGCCTCTCTGTTAACTACAGCAGAAGTTGTTGTCACAGAAATTCCTAAAGAAGAGAAAGACCCTGGAATGGGTGCAATGGGTGGAATGGGAGGTGGTATGGGAGGTGGCATGTTCTAA